The following proteins come from a genomic window of Macaca thibetana thibetana isolate TM-01 chromosome 15, ASM2454274v1, whole genome shotgun sequence:
- the LOC126937825 gene encoding putative uncharacterized protein C9orf129, with protein sequence MPGMVPPHVPPQMLNIPQTSLQAKPVAPQVPSPGGAPGQGPYPYSLSEPAPLTLDTSGKNLTEQNSYSNIPHEGKHTPLYERSSPINPAQSGSPNHVDSAYFPGSSTSSSSDNDEGSGGATKYTIS encoded by the exons ATGCCTGGGATGGTGCCGCCGCATGTTCCTCCTCAGATGCTCAACATTCCGCAGACCTCTCTGCAAGCAAAGCCCGTG GCCCCACAGGTGCCCAGCCCAGGGGGCGCCCCGGGCCAGGGTCCATACCCGTACAGCCTCTCTGAGCCAGCACCTCTCACGTTGGACACAAGCGGGAAGAATCTGACGGAGCAGAACAGCTACAGCAACATTCCTCACGAAGGGAAGCACACGCCGCTGTATGAGCGGTCCTCGCCCATCAACCCGGCCCAGAGCGGCAGCCCCAACCACGTGGATTCCGCCTACTTCCCTGGCTCTTCTACATCGTCATCTTCCGACAACGACGAGGGCAGCGGAGGGGCGACAAA